One Paenibacillus sp. FSL W8-0186 genomic window carries:
- a CDS encoding DNA-formamidopyrimidine glycosylase family protein, with amino-acid sequence MPELPEMDNYRIQLSKHILDLPITRIAIHREKSVNLEPEAFTNALLGRQVIFIERRGKHLLFHLDNGRRLLLHLMLGGLLYLGTLEDRPNRSTQVEISFEGGMVLYFIGLRLGYLHLHTAKEAEELLSDLGPELLDRKMNEEKFKAIFSKRRGSLKTALVNQEIVAGIGNCYADEIAYAAGLRPSAKLQNMSEDDLSALYQAVRDVLIHATEAGGYMELPLTKDDKLTGGFNDLCQVYDREGEKCYRCGDEIVKTEIAGKKVFYSPGCQHDR; translated from the coding sequence ATGCCGGAACTGCCGGAAATGGATAATTATCGAATTCAGCTATCCAAGCATATTTTGGATTTGCCTATAACAAGAATCGCAATTCACCGGGAGAAGTCGGTAAATCTGGAGCCTGAAGCTTTTACGAATGCTTTGCTGGGCAGACAAGTTATTTTTATTGAGCGGCGGGGCAAACATTTACTGTTTCATTTGGACAACGGCCGCCGGCTCTTGCTGCATTTGATGCTTGGCGGACTTTTGTACCTGGGCACTTTGGAGGATCGTCCGAACCGCAGCACGCAAGTCGAGATTTCGTTCGAAGGCGGCATGGTGCTGTATTTTATCGGCCTTAGACTAGGTTATTTGCATTTGCATACCGCAAAGGAAGCGGAGGAGCTGCTGTCGGATTTGGGCCCGGAGCTGCTCGACCGAAAAATGAACGAAGAGAAGTTCAAAGCGATTTTCAGCAAGCGACGGGGCAGCCTGAAGACCGCGCTCGTAAATCAGGAAATCGTTGCCGGAATCGGCAACTGCTATGCGGATGAGATCGCGTACGCGGCTGGATTGCGGCCATCCGCCAAGCTGCAAAATATGAGCGAGGACGATTTGTCTGCGCTATATCAAGCGGTTCGCGACGTTCTGATCCACGCTACCGAAGCAGGGGGCTATATGGAGCTTCCGTTGACAAAGGATGACAAGCTTACAGGCGGTTTCAATGACCTATGCCAGGTGTATGACCGGGAAGGGGAAAAATGCTACCGCTGCGGGGACGAAATCGTCAAGACCGAAATTGCCGGCAAAAAGGTTTTCTACAGCCCGGGCTGTCAGCATGACCGCTAA